Proteins from one Ipomoea triloba cultivar NCNSP0323 chromosome 1, ASM357664v1 genomic window:
- the LOC116026418 gene encoding transcription factor DYT1 — protein sequence MIADTLKREFPDAAAAFVDLCSTEESGRKGGGRMDRKKKCVVEVQDDREFKSKNLQAERRRREKLSQRLLELRSLVPNITNMTKETIITDAISYIEELQNNVKELSSQLLEMEATSGVEMEVKAQTDSAAEDMKKFGIEAEVQVAQINENKLWIKVICQNRKGAFTKLMEAMNVLGVHLYDTSATTSKGALLVTSTLELNQSGAAEAHQAQQFLQEIINSI from the exons ATGATAGCTGATACCCTGAAAAGAGAGTTCCCCGACGCTGCAGCAGCGTTTGTCGATTTGTGCAGCACAGAAGAGAGTGGGAGGAAGGGGGGAGGGAGAATGGACAGGAAGAAGAAATGTGTTGTGGAGGTTCAAGATGACAGAGAGTTTAAGTCCAAGAATCTCCAGGCTGAGAGGCGTCGTCGAGAGAAACTCAGCCAGAGGCTGCTCGAGCTTCGCTCATTAGTCCCAAACATAACCAAT ATGACTAAAGAAACGATAATCACGGATGCAATTAGCTACATTGAGGAGCTGCAGAACAATGTGAAGGAGCTGAGCAGCCAGCTTTTGGAAATGGAGGCCACTTCTGGAGTGGAAATGGAAGTGAAAGCCCAGACTGATTCTGCTGCAGAAGACATGAAGAAATTTGGGATTGAG GCAGAGGTTCAGGTGGCTCAAATCAACGAAAACAAGCTCTGGATCAAGGTAATCTGCCAGAACAGAAAAGGCGCCTTTACGAAACTAATGGAAGCCATGAATGTTCTTGGAGTCCATCTCTATGATACCTCTGCCACCACCTCCAAAGGTGCCCTTCTTGTCACCTCAACTCTGGAG TTAAATCAGAGTGGAGCAGCAGAGGCTCATCAAGCTCAGCAATTCTTGCAGGAGATTATCAACAGCATATAA
- the LOC116026466 gene encoding uncharacterized protein LOC116026466 has product MALLLLHLLLLLRLSAAASNIHDLLKSRGLPAGLFPKNVVKSYDLDDDGHLQVYLETPCVAKFETRVFFDSVVRANLSYGGLIGVQGLSQEELFLWLPVKDIIVYDPSSGLILFDIGLAHKQLSLSLFEDPPVCSPQGVLMEKGGREETGFQIERFKSFPFSGAL; this is encoded by the exons ATggccctcctcctcctccatctcctcctcctcctccgcctctccgccgccgcctccaACATCCACGACCTCCTCAAGAGCCGCGGCCTCCCCGCCGGCCTCTTCCCCAAGAACGTCGTCAAATCCTACGACCTCGACGACGACGGCCACCTCCAAGTCTACCTCGAAACCCCCTGCGTCGCCAAATTCGAGACCCGCGTCTTCTTCGACAGCGTCGTTAGAGCCAATCTCTCCTACGGCGGCCTCATCGGCGTCCAAGGCCTTTCCCAGGAAGAGCTGTTTTTATGGCTCCCCGTTAAGGATATAATCGTCTACGATCCATCTTCCGGTCTCATCCTCTTCGACATTGGCCTCGCTCATAAACAATTATCCCTTTCCCTCTTTGAAGACCCCCCTGTTTGTAGCCCTCAAG GGGTTTTGATGGAGAAAGGTGGGAGGGAGGAGACTGGATTTCAGATTGAAAGATTCAAAAGCTTTCCCTTTTCTGGAGCCTTATGA